A genome region from Anaerobacillus alkaliphilus includes the following:
- a CDS encoding sigma-70 family RNA polymerase sigma factor produces MKINDQNFIDRLKCHDEDALDFIIDKYLPLIKGVTYKVLSPLHNKGVIEECVNDIILSIWNNATKFQGAEAHDFRNWVCAIAKFKAIDYYRKYSRNVEISSEYMEVIEEENSAEDELILQENREELVTLLNHLEPVDREIFIMKYFLGLKSSEIAKKLNLTKASIANRIYRGKKTLNEKSITLMLGESRS; encoded by the coding sequence ATGAAAATCAATGATCAAAATTTTATAGATCGGCTTAAGTGTCATGATGAGGACGCACTAGACTTTATCATAGACAAGTATTTGCCTTTGATAAAGGGAGTAACGTATAAGGTGCTTTCGCCCTTACATAATAAAGGCGTTATAGAAGAATGTGTCAATGATATTATTCTGTCTATTTGGAACAACGCAACAAAATTTCAAGGGGCAGAAGCTCATGATTTTAGGAATTGGGTTTGTGCGATTGCTAAGTTTAAAGCTATAGATTATTACAGGAAGTATAGTAGAAACGTAGAGATCTCGTCTGAGTATATGGAAGTTATTGAAGAAGAGAACTCAGCTGAGGATGAACTTATATTGCAAGAAAACCGGGAGGAACTCGTTACGTTACTTAATCATTTGGAGCCAGTAGATAGAGAGATTTTCATCATGAAGTACTTTCTAGGGTTGAAAAGTTCAGAGATAGCTAAAAAACTTAATTTAACAAAAGCTTCTATAGCGAATCGAATTTATCGAGGGAAGAAAACACTTAATGAAAAGAGTATAACTCTAATGTTAGGGGAGAGTCGGTCATGA
- a CDS encoding DUF4179 domain-containing protein yields MKDIYELLNDANMDESDFEEMEVSDLEKARVKKALRKSIRKKRALNWKKGLLATSIVFGLTTTTIGFTFPTYASQIPIIGDIFRFFDEGKDGLYTNYKEFSNELNLSQESNGVQVTINDAIFDGKTVTVTYSIDSDKDLGDLIVFDHIHVKGSDGAAGSSQVTKVADNHYVGIMTSSVFGLNNAGTANVKWNVKELKNLETGEEIKGNWNFAFSLQATESSDYLIDQSTENNGVKVAIEKVTITPMSFIVYYDQEVSDVVNEKWHSVDVELVIKDEFGNTYTGQGNGGTGDIFNNISWSSTFEKMGEDATKLIITPHVTFRSYNEENHGGVEFTDKGPIKLPILTKQGQGTEKFDLDEIVIELNK; encoded by the coding sequence ATGAAGGATATTTATGAATTATTAAACGATGCCAATATGGATGAGAGTGATTTCGAGGAGATGGAAGTTTCTGATCTAGAGAAAGCAAGAGTCAAAAAAGCGTTGAGGAAATCTATCCGAAAAAAGAGAGCATTGAATTGGAAGAAAGGTCTACTAGCGACTTCCATAGTTTTCGGTTTAACAACGACAACGATAGGGTTTACGTTTCCTACTTATGCTAGTCAAATTCCGATTATTGGCGATATCTTTCGCTTTTTTGATGAGGGGAAGGATGGACTTTACACAAACTATAAGGAATTCTCAAATGAGTTGAACTTGTCTCAAGAAAGTAATGGTGTTCAGGTGACAATTAATGATGCGATTTTCGATGGGAAAACGGTGACTGTCACTTATTCGATAGATAGTGATAAAGATTTAGGAGATTTAATTGTATTTGACCACATCCATGTTAAAGGGTCTGATGGTGCGGCAGGGAGCTCCCAAGTGACAAAAGTTGCTGACAATCATTATGTTGGCATCATGACTAGTAGTGTTTTTGGTTTAAACAATGCAGGTACAGCAAATGTAAAGTGGAATGTTAAAGAACTCAAGAACTTGGAAACAGGAGAAGAAATCAAAGGGAACTGGAATTTTGCCTTTTCTTTACAAGCCACTGAGAGCTCAGACTACTTGATCGACCAAAGTACTGAAAATAACGGTGTGAAGGTAGCTATCGAGAAAGTAACGATTACGCCAATGTCCTTCATTGTTTATTATGATCAAGAAGTTTCCGATGTGGTCAATGAAAAATGGCACTCTGTCGATGTTGAACTAGTTATAAAAGATGAATTTGGAAATACCTACACTGGGCAAGGAAATGGTGGTACTGGAGACATCTTTAATAATATCAGCTGGAGCTCAACTTTTGAAAAAATGGGAGAGGACGCAACAAAATTGATCATAACTCCTCATGTGACATTTAGAAGTTACAATGAGGAAAATCATGGCGGTGTGGAGTTTACAGATAAGGGACCTATTAAGTTACCAATTTTGACGAAGCAAGGACAAGGGACGGAAAAATTTGATTTAGATGAAATCGTGATAGAGTTAAATAAATAG
- a CDS encoding DUF3219 family protein, translating into MVEKMILDDTVIQLEEYKEEKEDGLHKLTVRFFVTNENYHEITTLLYKGRFQIKVPERELNFFGNIQQYYTSITNLYVKGQVGEFTVSFSEVQT; encoded by the coding sequence TTGGTCGAGAAAATGATCCTAGATGATACGGTTATTCAGTTGGAGGAATACAAAGAAGAAAAGGAAGATGGGTTACATAAGCTAACGGTTCGTTTTTTCGTGACGAACGAAAACTATCATGAGATTACAACACTACTTTATAAGGGGAGATTTCAGATTAAAGTGCCAGAACGGGAGTTGAATTTTTTTGGAAATATTCAGCAGTATTATACATCAATTACGAATTTGTATGTAAAGGGACAGGTAGGAGAGTTTACAGTAAGTTTCAGCGAGGTGCAAACATGA
- a CDS encoding LLM class flavin-dependent oxidoreductase, with translation MRLSILDQAPVAANQTAELALSDSLKLAQLGEEYGFERYWIAEHHNFSGLACSAPEVMLAYIGANTSNIRIGSGAILLPHYKPYKVAELFHMLATLFPGRIDLGIGRAPGGSAEATNALSDNFLQQVWKMPNLVEELMMYVKQETELVKARPLPVTPPKTWLLGTSKKSAILAAEHGMAYAFGQFMSDNDGKEIIELYRGACKEKGQPSEVIITLSAICANTRKEAEEIAENSLLWFMKKDGKHGLNESERQEFEVQKKKMIIGDPKDVKERLKKVQQDYNADEIMLVTNTQSAEERFNSYKLVGELLRCQAPQKDKNT, from the coding sequence ATGAGGTTAAGTATTCTAGATCAAGCACCTGTGGCAGCTAATCAGACCGCTGAATTGGCGTTAAGTGATTCCTTGAAGCTAGCGCAACTAGGGGAAGAGTATGGCTTTGAACGGTATTGGATTGCTGAGCACCATAATTTCTCAGGGCTTGCGTGTTCAGCTCCTGAAGTGATGCTTGCCTACATCGGTGCTAATACATCAAACATCCGGATTGGCTCAGGTGCGATATTGCTTCCACATTATAAGCCCTATAAGGTGGCGGAGTTGTTTCATATGTTAGCTACGCTTTTTCCGGGACGAATAGATCTTGGGATTGGGAGGGCGCCAGGTGGTTCTGCAGAAGCTACGAACGCACTTTCAGATAACTTTTTGCAGCAGGTTTGGAAAATGCCAAACTTGGTGGAAGAGTTGATGATGTATGTAAAACAGGAGACAGAATTAGTGAAGGCGAGACCACTCCCAGTTACTCCGCCAAAGACTTGGCTATTAGGAACTAGTAAGAAGAGCGCGATACTAGCTGCGGAACATGGAATGGCCTATGCCTTCGGACAGTTTATGAGTGACAACGATGGGAAGGAAATCATTGAGTTATACAGAGGAGCCTGCAAAGAAAAAGGACAACCTTCGGAAGTGATTATTACTTTGTCCGCAATTTGTGCAAACACGAGAAAAGAAGCAGAAGAAATTGCGGAAAACTCGCTCTTGTGGTTCATGAAAAAAGATGGGAAACATGGGCTAAATGAAAGTGAACGGCAGGAGTTTGAGGTACAGAAGAAAAAAATGATTATTGGAGATCCAAAAGATGTTAAAGAACGATTAAAAAAGGTCCAGCAGGATTACAACGCAGATGAAATTATGCTCGTAACGAATACCCAATCTGCAGAAGAACGGTTTAACTCGTACAAGTTGGTTGGTGAATTATTACGGTGTCAGGCACCACAAAAAGACAAAAACACATGA
- a CDS encoding GrpB family protein codes for MKVLFVCTDNFTRSVTAEFCFKEYLSRSGITNIEVASAGFKANSDLSKFSSVHFDRMRELEIDTSSFTRTQFQQGFLNEYVIVAMGKEHRDYILQEFGERVYLFNEVYCDEEKSVVVPPPDYEGKYLDEIRQMVDYLHKAMPTFYLGLLRRENGVIIEEYNPDWAISFSSIKKIIEAELGELAVEVEHVGSTSVEGLSAKPIIDIDVVIEDRSLLPKVIKKLANLGYIHNGDQGIPGREAFKRVDQYVPRSENNAEWMAQHLYVCTKDNVEIKRHLAFRDYLRQNQEAVIEYESLKKHLAKTASDREAYTLGKGNFVEAILRKVK; via the coding sequence ATGAAAGTCTTATTTGTATGTACCGATAATTTTACAAGGAGCGTAACGGCTGAGTTTTGTTTTAAGGAATATCTATCGCGAAGCGGGATTACGAACATCGAAGTCGCTTCAGCTGGTTTTAAAGCAAACAGTGATCTTAGCAAGTTTTCTAGTGTTCATTTTGACAGAATGAGAGAATTAGAGATTGATACTTCTTCATTCACACGCACTCAGTTTCAACAGGGTTTTTTGAATGAGTATGTGATTGTTGCCATGGGCAAGGAACATAGGGATTATATTCTTCAGGAATTTGGTGAGCGTGTCTATCTGTTTAACGAAGTCTATTGTGATGAAGAAAAGTCTGTCGTCGTACCCCCACCCGATTATGAGGGGAAATACCTAGACGAAATTCGTCAGATGGTTGATTATCTTCATAAGGCGATGCCGACATTTTACCTTGGGCTCCTGCGAAGAGAGAACGGGGTAATTATTGAGGAGTACAATCCTGATTGGGCAATCAGTTTTTCCAGTATAAAAAAGATCATTGAGGCTGAATTAGGGGAATTAGCGGTAGAGGTTGAACATGTTGGTAGTACCTCTGTTGAAGGGTTAAGTGCAAAGCCAATAATTGATATAGACGTTGTGATTGAGGATAGAAGCTTGTTACCAAAAGTAATTAAAAAACTAGCGAACTTAGGCTATATACATAATGGAGATCAGGGAATACCAGGTCGAGAAGCTTTTAAGAGAGTTGATCAATATGTGCCAAGAAGCGAAAATAACGCCGAATGGATGGCTCAGCATTTGTATGTTTGTACTAAGGATAACGTAGAAATAAAACGTCATTTAGCGTTTCGTGATTATTTGCGACAGAATCAAGAGGCAGTTATAGAATATGAATCTCTGAAAAAACACTTGGCTAAGACTGCTAGTGACAGAGAAGCATATACGTTAGGTAAAGGTAATTTTGTAGAAGCGATTTTGAGAAAAGTAAAATAG
- a CDS encoding GNAT family N-acetyltransferase, producing the protein MTTFDYSTETNRLLIRPYKKEDYLGWITQFQNRLPSQHKYDEGQVDMSICTEHWFKELVDKHQQLALSDKVYVFGVIRKEDQAHLGVIDFSTLIRDDFQWARFGYTIHNQFWRQGYAKEAVKAALQLAFEKLNYHRIEAHINLDNTPSIKLAESIGMEYECVRKAFIYEFGEWTDNLVYYVESK; encoded by the coding sequence TTGACTACTTTTGATTACAGCACGGAAACAAATCGGTTACTAATAAGGCCATATAAAAAAGAAGATTATCTGGGTTGGATCACCCAATTTCAAAATCGGTTGCCGTCGCAGCATAAGTACGACGAGGGACAAGTCGATATGAGCATATGTACTGAGCACTGGTTCAAAGAATTGGTAGATAAACATCAGCAGCTAGCTCTAAGTGATAAGGTGTATGTTTTTGGGGTTATTAGAAAAGAAGATCAGGCACATTTGGGTGTCATTGACTTCTCTACACTTATAAGGGATGACTTTCAATGGGCAAGGTTTGGTTATACAATCCATAATCAGTTTTGGCGACAGGGATATGCGAAGGAAGCTGTAAAAGCAGCACTCCAACTCGCTTTTGAGAAATTAAATTATCATCGTATAGAAGCGCATATAAACCTAGATAATACTCCTTCTATCAAATTAGCTGAGAGTATTGGTATGGAGTATGAATGCGTTAGAAAAGCATTTATATATGAATTTGGTGAATGGACGGATAATCTAGTTTACTATGTTGAATCAAAATAG
- a CDS encoding alpha/beta fold hydrolase, with the protein MKTIYKGAEGKKRITSHYEAYINTLPFLVEHEYVDTSFGKTHMLMAGPVDGKPLFIFQGGNCINPLTLSWFSPLAETYRMYAPDTIGHPGFSDETRISASDDSFAKWIEELMDHYSIKTSGFIGPSYGAGIILRLATFKPEKIDCAVLVSPAGIKLGSKMSMIREILLPLILFNTTSGEKHLTKIANRMSDHSMKELDKQIIGDVFKYVKLEQEMPKLTEKRELVNFQSPTLVIAGKKDVFFPETKIKEVAKEIIPNLVDFKSYDMGHFPSEKYLQMINDDIGEFLAEHY; encoded by the coding sequence GTGAAAACGATCTATAAAGGTGCAGAGGGAAAAAAGCGTATTACCAGTCATTATGAAGCATATATCAATACATTACCATTTTTAGTAGAACATGAATATGTTGATACAAGTTTTGGAAAAACGCATATGCTAATGGCCGGGCCTGTTGATGGGAAGCCTCTGTTTATTTTCCAAGGTGGGAATTGTATCAATCCTTTGACTCTGTCATGGTTTTCACCTTTAGCGGAAACTTATCGAATGTATGCTCCTGATACAATTGGTCACCCGGGGTTTAGCGATGAAACAAGAATTTCTGCAAGTGATGACAGTTTTGCAAAGTGGATCGAAGAATTAATGGATCATTATTCGATTAAAACATCTGGTTTCATCGGACCATCTTATGGTGCAGGTATTATTTTACGATTGGCAACGTTTAAACCTGAAAAAATAGATTGTGCAGTTTTAGTATCACCAGCTGGTATTAAATTGGGCTCCAAAATGAGTATGATTAGGGAAATTTTGTTGCCATTAATCCTTTTTAACACGACTTCAGGGGAGAAACACCTTACAAAGATCGCAAATAGAATGTCAGATCACTCAATGAAAGAGCTAGACAAACAAATTATTGGCGATGTATTCAAGTATGTGAAGCTAGAACAGGAAATGCCGAAGCTCACAGAGAAACGTGAACTAGTTAACTTTCAATCTCCAACGCTTGTTATCGCTGGGAAAAAAGATGTGTTTTTCCCCGAAACGAAGATTAAGGAAGTTGCAAAGGAGATTATTCCAAATTTAGTAGATTTTAAATCCTATGACATGGGTCATTTTCCATCGGAGAAATATTTACAGATGATTAATGATGATATAGGTGAATTTTTAGCTGAGCATTATTAG
- a CDS encoding alpha/beta fold hydrolase: MNIDSVLKASLSIIGFPFTITNILINQVKKVKELGELVEVDNRNIHTIFTGEEEANPTVILDSGLSCCSIDWHFIQPELSKFARVVSFDRAGYGWSSPTKGMNTSEEVVDDLTKVLEKLALKPPYILVGHSFGGLNMRLFASKYPEKVAALVLIDAVHEKRYMPNEWDAVRKKNHQKSLTLFRIGFITSSVGLPRLLRQPVGRKYLPGHFQKAVNYIGYHPNTFEAVYKEFIHSEKSALQVANAKPLDKDMPIRIVSSNNNDPTWVEHQELLCKLSNNTKQIKTDNSHSIHLENPEIVIKTIKDVFDEVK; this comes from the coding sequence ATGAATATAGATAGCGTTTTAAAGGCAAGCTTATCAATAATTGGTTTCCCGTTCACTATAACAAATATTCTTATTAATCAAGTAAAGAAGGTTAAAGAACTAGGAGAATTGGTGGAAGTAGATAATAGAAATATTCATACGATTTTTACTGGAGAAGAAGAGGCAAATCCTACTGTTATACTTGATTCGGGCTTAAGTTGTTGTTCAATTGATTGGCATTTCATACAACCAGAATTATCAAAGTTTGCTAGGGTTGTTTCTTTTGATCGAGCTGGTTATGGTTGGAGTTCGCCTACAAAAGGCATGAACACCAGTGAAGAAGTAGTAGATGATTTAACCAAAGTATTAGAAAAATTAGCTCTTAAGCCACCATATATCTTAGTAGGACATTCATTTGGCGGGCTTAATATGAGGCTGTTTGCGAGTAAATATCCAGAAAAGGTGGCAGCACTAGTCTTAATTGATGCGGTACATGAGAAACGGTATATGCCCAATGAGTGGGATGCTGTCCGTAAAAAGAACCATCAAAAAAGTCTAACTTTATTTAGGATTGGATTTATCACATCTAGTGTTGGTCTCCCAAGGTTATTAAGGCAGCCTGTAGGTAGAAAATATTTACCGGGACATTTTCAAAAAGCTGTGAATTATATAGGTTATCACCCAAATACATTTGAAGCGGTTTATAAGGAATTTATACACAGTGAGAAATCTGCATTGCAGGTTGCTAATGCTAAACCATTGGATAAAGACATGCCAATTAGGATAGTGAGTTCAAATAATAATGATCCAACTTGGGTTGAACATCAAGAACTTCTATGCAAATTGTCAAATAATACAAAGCAAATTAAAACTGATAATAGTCATTCGATTCATTTGGAAAATCCCGAAATAGTCATAAAGACAATCAAAGATGTATTTGATGAAGTGAAGTAA
- a CDS encoding PadR family transcriptional regulator, with product MFNRELVKGSTSLIVLQLLDTGDMYGYQLVKEMGRRSENALDVKEGTLYPALHKLEEKGFISSYWKEQEKGPARKYYSITDVGQQLLEDKTKEWNSFVKMMNQVLGRS from the coding sequence TTGTTTAATCGAGAATTAGTTAAGGGAAGTACGTCGCTCATTGTTTTGCAACTACTTGACACAGGCGATATGTACGGGTACCAGCTCGTTAAGGAAATGGGAAGACGTAGTGAAAATGCACTTGACGTCAAGGAAGGCACCTTATACCCGGCTCTTCATAAGCTTGAGGAAAAGGGATTTATTTCGTCTTATTGGAAAGAACAAGAAAAAGGCCCAGCTCGCAAATATTATTCAATAACAGATGTAGGGCAACAGCTCCTCGAGGATAAAACAAAAGAATGGAATTCATTTGTAAAAATGATGAATCAGGTGTTAGGAAGATCATGA